Proteins from a genomic interval of Nocardia sp. BMG51109:
- a CDS encoding TetR/AcrR family transcriptional regulator, producing the protein MSENGVVTQLGPGRPRLEPRRRQGHTPRAEILDAAAELFTTKGYASTSTRGIADAVGIRQASLYHHFSAKDDILDALLDETVTGPLELAARLRGEPTSAAVRLYALAWFDVRQLCATRWNLGALYLLPELRSERFAAFRLRREDLRRHYEELADEVIAETGAAHVAGARVLPFRLVESVTNIRSDEGAAPEDAKRLIPDAVLHMLGWSGDPADVRAEAEHLLGRIAGS; encoded by the coding sequence ATGAGTGAGAATGGAGTGGTGACGCAACTCGGACCCGGCCGCCCGCGCCTCGAGCCGCGCCGTCGTCAGGGGCATACCCCGCGCGCCGAGATCCTCGACGCCGCCGCGGAATTGTTCACTACCAAGGGTTATGCCAGCACCTCCACCCGCGGCATCGCCGATGCCGTCGGCATCCGGCAGGCATCGCTCTATCACCACTTCTCCGCCAAGGACGACATCCTCGATGCGCTGCTGGACGAAACCGTCACCGGTCCACTGGAATTGGCGGCCCGGCTGCGCGGCGAGCCGACCTCCGCGGCGGTGCGCCTGTACGCGCTGGCCTGGTTCGATGTGCGTCAATTATGCGCCACCCGTTGGAATCTCGGTGCGCTGTATCTGCTGCCCGAACTGCGGTCCGAGCGCTTCGCCGCATTCCGGTTGCGCCGCGAGGACCTGCGCCGCCACTACGAGGAACTGGCCGACGAGGTGATCGCCGAGACCGGCGCGGCGCATGTGGCCGGTGCGCGCGTGCTGCCCTTCCGGCTGGTCGAGAGCGTGACCAATATCCGCTCCGACGAGGGCGCCGCCCCCGAGGACGCGAAGCGGCTGATCCCGGACGCTGTGCTGCACATGCTCGGCTGGTCGGGCGACCCGGCCGATGTCCGGGCGGAGGCCGAACACCTGCTGGGGCGCATCGCGGGCTCCTGA
- a CDS encoding MFS transporter — protein MTDVELDSSLRRGSGRRFALAVMLLGLFMVVLDGTVVGVSLPAIIHDLGLSFTQAQWVTSVYALVFAVLLITAGRLGDRYGGRIVFAAGVVLFVAGSLLAAAATDPATLIWGRIVQGIGAAGVLAGTLSTIDAAFRGRDRAIVLAAWGSVLSGTAVVGPLLGGWLTTSFTWPWIFLINLPLGLVVLAGIAAFVPETPVRAPARGWDVDGFLLSAAGFALVVFAVIEGQTYGWWKPLREFDFLGLHWSTRAASSPVPLLLLAGAVLLGLFVLWERHRAQVNRPVLVDLSLFADRTFRWENLTALAVALAQFGLLFTLPLFLVNGLGMSTLGAGFVLAVLALAAFAAGVVLVRPGLPLEPVWAARLGLAIETVAVAVTALFVTPDVSPWLLAVLSACYGVGLGLTSALLTGNVGAPPELSGQGPDTRFTARQVGSALGAAVVGGVLSISLGRMLPDRLAEVPGLPRPAADEVAVATRESAGDAITVLRDNNAPQPVVDALTSGFADATRIALFGAAIILLLGFLSATRIPLRPSASPAGNAEPSRTDSTTPDDTKSQISASDSTGTDSDSALGDTESPSDSSERTGSAVGLPGAGPESSSGAPESAGGTSGLPGAQPDSAGGAPDSPGDESGPSDGGSGGGGAEVPGVVPRPPSGGPAAPGSGSGRVPGRRFLNRVLRRPRGGR, from the coding sequence ATGACGGACGTGGAGCTCGATTCATCCCTCCGGCGGGGCAGCGGCCGGAGGTTCGCGCTGGCCGTGATGCTGCTCGGCCTGTTCATGGTGGTGCTGGACGGCACCGTCGTCGGCGTCTCGCTCCCGGCGATCATCCACGACCTGGGCCTGAGCTTCACCCAGGCGCAGTGGGTGACCAGCGTCTACGCGCTGGTCTTCGCCGTCCTGCTGATCACCGCCGGGCGGCTCGGCGATCGGTACGGCGGCCGCATCGTCTTCGCCGCCGGGGTGGTGCTGTTCGTGGCCGGCAGCCTGCTGGCGGCCGCGGCGACCGATCCGGCCACGCTGATCTGGGGCCGGATCGTGCAGGGCATCGGTGCCGCGGGGGTCCTGGCGGGCACGCTGTCCACGATCGACGCGGCCTTTCGCGGACGCGACCGGGCGATCGTCCTCGCGGCCTGGGGTTCGGTGCTGTCCGGGACGGCCGTGGTCGGCCCGCTGCTCGGCGGCTGGCTGACGACCAGCTTCACCTGGCCGTGGATCTTCCTGATCAATCTGCCCCTCGGGCTGGTGGTTCTCGCCGGGATCGCGGCGTTCGTCCCCGAGACTCCGGTGCGCGCGCCCGCGCGCGGGTGGGATGTCGACGGATTCCTGCTCAGCGCCGCGGGTTTCGCGCTCGTGGTGTTCGCGGTGATCGAGGGGCAGACCTATGGCTGGTGGAAGCCGTTGCGGGAGTTCGACTTCCTCGGGCTGCACTGGTCGACCCGGGCGGCCAGCTCGCCGGTTCCGCTGTTGCTGCTGGCCGGTGCGGTGCTGCTGGGCTTGTTCGTGCTCTGGGAGCGGCACCGTGCGCAGGTGAACCGCCCTGTGCTGGTGGACCTCTCGTTGTTCGCGGACCGGACCTTCCGGTGGGAGAACCTGACGGCCCTCGCGGTGGCGCTCGCTCAGTTCGGCCTGCTGTTCACGCTGCCGCTGTTCCTGGTGAACGGGCTCGGAATGTCCACGCTCGGAGCCGGTTTCGTACTCGCCGTACTGGCGCTCGCGGCCTTCGCCGCCGGCGTCGTTCTCGTGCGTCCGGGCCTGCCGCTGGAGCCGGTGTGGGCGGCGCGGCTCGGTCTCGCCATCGAGACCGTGGCCGTGGCGGTGACGGCACTGTTCGTGACTCCGGATGTCTCGCCCTGGCTGCTGGCGGTGTTGTCGGCCTGCTACGGCGTCGGACTCGGCCTCACATCCGCGCTGCTCACCGGGAACGTGGGCGCCCCGCCGGAGCTGTCGGGGCAGGGCCCGGACACCCGGTTCACGGCGCGGCAGGTCGGTTCGGCGCTCGGTGCCGCGGTGGTCGGCGGCGTGCTGTCGATATCCCTGGGCCGCATGCTGCCGGACCGGCTGGCGGAGGTGCCCGGTCTGCCGCGCCCCGCCGCCGACGAGGTCGCCGTCGCCACCCGCGAATCCGCCGGCGACGCGATCACGGTGCTCCGCGACAACAACGCCCCGCAGCCGGTGGTCGACGCCTTGACCAGCGGTTTCGCCGACGCCACTCGCATCGCCCTGTTCGGCGCCGCGATAATCCTGCTCCTCGGCTTCCTCTCCGCCACCCGAATCCCGTTGCGCCCCTCCGCCTCACCCGCCGGCAACGCCGAACCCTCGCGCACCGACTCGACAACACCCGACGATACGAAATCCCAGATCAGCGCATCGGACTCCACGGGCACCGACTCGGATTCGGCACTCGGCGACACGGAATCGCCGAGCGATAGCTCGGAACGGACGGGCAGCGCGGTCGGCTTGCCGGGCGCTGGGCCGGAGTCGTCGAGTGGCGCCCCGGAGTCGGCGGGCGGTACGTCTGGGCTGCCGGGCGCTCAGCCGGATTCGGCAGGCGGTGCGCCGGATTCTCCGGGGGACGAGTCGGGGCCATCGGACGGTGGCTCGGGCGGGGGCGGCGCAGAAGTACCCGGCGTCGTCCCGCGACCACCGAGCGGTGGCCCGGCCGCACCGGGGAGCGGTTCGGGCCGGGTGCCCGGCCGACGATTCCTGAACAGGGTGCTCCGCAGACCTCGTGGCGGCCGCTGA
- a CDS encoding NUDIX domain-containing protein: protein MIRTAAIAHVRGRRLLQARSAGKDVFYMAGGKIDPGETAVQALRRETREELGVDVAGYRELGVFECEAYGHAPGTALHMTCFTADLTGDPRPTSEIAELRYFTVGEYAAMPHVAPGSMLVFRRLHELGLIDW, encoded by the coding sequence ATGATTCGGACGGCGGCGATTGCGCATGTTCGCGGTCGGCGGCTGCTGCAGGCGCGGTCGGCCGGGAAGGACGTCTTCTACATGGCGGGCGGGAAGATCGATCCCGGGGAGACGGCGGTGCAGGCGCTGCGCCGGGAGACGCGGGAGGAGCTCGGGGTGGACGTCGCCGGCTATCGCGAGCTGGGGGTGTTCGAATGCGAGGCGTACGGCCACGCTCCCGGAACCGCGCTGCACATGACGTGTTTCACCGCCGATCTGACCGGTGATCCGCGGCCCACCAGCGAGATCGCCGAGCTGCGCTACTTCACCGTCGGCGAGTACGCCGCCATGCCGCATGTCGCGCCCGGCTCGATGCTGGTCTTCCGCCGCCTGCACGAACTGGGGCTCATCGACTGGTAG